A DNA window from Flavisolibacter ginsenosidimutans contains the following coding sequences:
- a CDS encoding AAA family ATPase, which yields MQENSVYLKEATLGGYKSIKDITIDFKPGLNVIIGKNAAGKTNFLYFLHRMLSFEYENLSDFFARLTLLQNENVFQVKAKGSFKEDIVNGKPFFGGSDLEATFFYNSEVIAEAEDLNSNFFQKIRNYNFLFSTTLITHGIPDNFYFVTKPLNIKVSRTKFSSDLFRIIAEGENVFFPKSILTSFIFLGLLSSEDFTQEGVEKEVNNVLNGIDSLKKHLRSITPIKDIRFNKSLNVLIDKTNGEFSVNNLLLEFYIDDEWYPFDQLSDGTKRLFYIISEVAYSGEYYYAGKAMAVVSKDDGRVILLEEPELGIHPHQLQALLRFLKEQAEDKQIILTTHSPQVLDALSQSDLDRVIIAYSDKQEGTKLRHLTDAEMSKARKYIEEDLLSDYWRFSDLEKKDKYYEDRLSG from the coding sequence ATGCAAGAGAACAGCGTATATTTAAAAGAGGCTACTTTAGGAGGATATAAGTCCATTAAGGATATTACTATCGATTTCAAACCGGGTTTGAATGTCATCATTGGCAAGAACGCTGCCGGAAAAACAAATTTCCTTTATTTTCTTCACCGGATGTTATCGTTTGAATACGAAAACCTGAGTGATTTTTTCGCCCGGTTGACGCTGTTACAAAATGAAAATGTGTTCCAAGTAAAAGCAAAAGGTTCATTCAAAGAAGATATAGTAAACGGCAAGCCTTTTTTTGGCGGTTCAGATTTGGAAGCGACTTTTTTTTATAATTCTGAAGTTATTGCAGAAGCCGAGGACCTGAATTCAAATTTTTTTCAGAAAATTCGAAACTACAATTTCCTCTTCTCTACTACTTTGATTACTCATGGAATACCCGATAATTTTTACTTTGTAACAAAACCACTGAATATTAAAGTTTCAAGAACCAAGTTTAGTTCGGACCTGTTTAGAATAATTGCGGAGGGAGAAAATGTTTTTTTTCCAAAGAGCATTCTTACTTCTTTTATTTTCTTAGGGCTGCTTTCTTCTGAAGACTTTACGCAAGAAGGCGTCGAGAAAGAAGTCAATAATGTATTGAACGGCATTGATTCTCTAAAAAAGCATTTACGCTCAATTACCCCCATTAAAGACATTCGTTTTAATAAAAGTCTAAATGTTTTGATAGACAAAACCAACGGTGAATTCAGTGTCAATAATCTTTTGCTTGAATTTTACATTGATGATGAATGGTATCCTTTTGACCAACTCTCTGACGGTACCAAGCGATTGTTTTATATCATCTCTGAGGTTGCTTACTCCGGCGAGTATTATTATGCAGGCAAAGCTATGGCTGTGGTATCGAAAGATGACGGTCGAGTTATCTTACTTGAGGAACCCGAGCTTGGCATACACCCACATCAACTACAAGCACTATTACGCTTTTTAAAAGAACAGGCAGAAGATAAGCAAATTATTCTCACTACTCATTCGCCTCAAGTTTTGGATGCCTTGTCACAAAGTGACCTTGATCGAGTCATCATTGCTTATTCGGATAAGCAAGAAGGAACCAAGCTTCGGCATTTAACTGATGCAGAAATGAGTAAGGCCAGAAAATACATTGAAGAAGATTTATTAAGTGATTACTGGCGGTTCTCGGACCTTGAAAAAAAAGATAAATATTATGAGGATAGGCTTAGTGGGTGA